The following are from one region of the Paenibacillus antri genome:
- a CDS encoding Gfo/Idh/MocA family protein gives MAQWRFGLIGCGGVADMHMEAIRQIEDAVLAVVSSRSESKAKSAAEKARCDWTTDYRELLRRTDVDIVCVTTSSGSHAAIGHEVLAAGKHLVLEKPIAMTAKDARALAEDAESRGLTLSVISQRRFEANNQLIKRVLDEGALGRLLLAEVTLPFYRSQAYYDSADWRGTIAEDGGVLMNQAIHCLDLLLWFAGDVRTVYGKTATMTHRMEAEDMGLAILTFESGAFGTVMASTSIRPGYAAAISLYGEEGTIKLEGTSIVRWSVPGWDEPNWTREESYGGVSDPRSIVSDYHQSQLIDVMTSIETGMKPLITGWDGWRAVRLVEAIYESAAAGAEIDIGKEGGSR, from the coding sequence ATGGCGCAATGGCGGTTCGGGCTCATCGGCTGCGGCGGCGTGGCCGACATGCATATGGAAGCCATTCGACAGATCGAGGACGCCGTCCTCGCCGTCGTGTCGAGCCGATCCGAGAGCAAGGCGAAATCCGCCGCGGAGAAGGCCCGCTGCGACTGGACGACCGATTATCGCGAGCTGCTTCGCCGAACCGACGTCGACATCGTATGCGTGACGACGTCGAGCGGAAGCCACGCCGCGATCGGACACGAGGTGCTTGCGGCGGGCAAGCATCTCGTGCTGGAGAAGCCGATCGCCATGACCGCGAAGGACGCGCGCGCGCTGGCGGAAGACGCCGAGTCGCGCGGACTGACCTTGTCGGTCATCTCCCAGCGAAGGTTCGAAGCGAACAACCAGCTGATTAAGCGCGTGCTGGATGAAGGCGCCTTGGGCAGACTGCTGCTGGCGGAGGTGACGCTTCCGTTCTATCGGAGCCAAGCGTATTACGACAGCGCCGATTGGCGGGGGACGATCGCGGAGGACGGCGGCGTACTGATGAATCAGGCGATTCACTGCTTGGACTTGCTGCTCTGGTTCGCCGGCGACGTCCGCACCGTGTACGGGAAGACGGCCACGATGACCCACCGGATGGAAGCCGAGGATATGGGACTCGCGATCTTGACGTTCGAGAGCGGCGCCTTCGGCACGGTGATGGCTTCGACGAGCATTCGGCCCGGGTACGCCGCGGCGATCTCTCTCTACGGCGAGGAGGGCACGATTAAGCTGGAAGGCACCTCGATCGTGCGGTGGTCCGTCCCCGGCTGGGACGAACCGAACTGGACGCGGGAAGAATCGTACGGGGGCGTGTCCGATCCCCGGAGCATCGTCTCGGATTATCATCAAAGTCAGCTGATCGACGTGATGACGTCGATCGAGACGGGCATGAAGCCGTTGATTACCGGATGGGACGGATGGCGCGCCGTGCGCCTGGTCGAAGCGATCTACGAAAGCGCCGCGGCCGGCGCGGAAATCGATATCGGGAAGGAAGGCGGTAGCAGATGA
- a CDS encoding sugar phosphate isomerase/epimerase family protein, with the protein MMKFAAFSGVLIEHSIQEAMQLTKKLGMDGIEIAVREPHLSAGTSLPRVKEIQALSRSLDLEIPVLAGYVGGFSDASDSEARKSFDEFKRLLDIADHLDAGMIRIFPGGPNAFLANEYHYAKAAHWVSLCAEEARKHQVRVLMEIHNDSLVETAESSLRLLRMIESDNVGMIHDAGNMYITDTDYGRDSVLQLGRYLFHVHVKDELRVAEVGAPGTFTSTTRHGQEKFLQSRMGEGGADHRPLFEALVETGYSGWVTLECHAPFPPYERLEHDFQFVRGLLSSLRVAP; encoded by the coding sequence ATGATGAAATTCGCGGCGTTCAGCGGCGTGCTCATCGAGCACAGCATTCAGGAAGCGATGCAGCTGACCAAGAAGCTTGGGATGGACGGTATCGAAATCGCGGTACGGGAACCGCATCTCTCGGCGGGAACCAGCTTGCCGAGAGTGAAGGAGATTCAGGCGCTCTCTCGAAGCTTGGATTTGGAAATCCCCGTGTTGGCGGGTTACGTCGGAGGCTTCTCGGATGCAAGCGACAGCGAAGCCCGGAAGAGCTTCGACGAGTTCAAGCGGCTGCTCGACATCGCCGATCATCTCGACGCCGGCATGATCCGCATCTTCCCCGGCGGGCCGAACGCGTTCCTGGCGAACGAGTATCATTACGCCAAGGCGGCCCATTGGGTGAGCTTATGCGCGGAGGAAGCAAGGAAACATCAAGTGCGGGTGCTCATGGAAATCCATAACGATTCGCTGGTCGAAACCGCGGAGAGCAGCCTGCGGCTGCTTCGCATGATCGAGAGCGACAACGTCGGCATGATCCATGACGCGGGCAATATGTACATCACGGATACCGATTACGGGCGGGATTCGGTACTGCAGCTGGGGCGCTACTTATTCCACGTGCACGTGAAGGATGAACTTCGCGTCGCGGAGGTCGGGGCGCCCGGGACGTTCACGAGCACGACCCGCCACGGCCAGGAGAAGTTCTTGCAGAGCCGGATGGGGGAAGGCGGAGCCGATCACCGGCCGCTCTTCGAGGCGCTGGTCGAAACCGGCTATTCCGGTTGGGTGACGCTCGAATGTCACGCGCCGTTCCCTCCGTACGAACGATTGGAGCATGATTTTCAATTCGTCCGCGGGCTGTTGTCGTCTTTGCGAGTCGCCCCGTAA
- a CDS encoding Gfo/Idh/MocA family protein: MTSTPIRVGIIGQGRSGRDIHGKLLVQLPEQYRIAAIADSLPDRQARAREEFGCNPYATWEEMIEREPLDLIVNASPSHLHFPITLELLNRGFNVLCEKPLAKSPEEVDELIAASKRSGKLLAVFQQSRYHPAFQQIRKVIDSGVLGRIVQIDFSLNGFARRWDWQTLQSNNGGNLMNTGPHPVDQALQLFGTDAMPQITCIMDRANTFGDAEDYVKLLMRGQGRPTIDIEISSCCAYPQDSFNIQGTNGGLHGTADRLEWKYFKPEEAPPQQLIREPLISASGLPAYCSETLTWHEGDWTMSLPEGQSLFGYMTERLYLMLHGALTAGAELEITPEQVRQQMRVMEECRRQNPHIYSA, encoded by the coding sequence ATGACTTCCACTCCGATTCGCGTCGGCATTATCGGCCAAGGCCGCAGCGGCCGCGACATTCACGGCAAGCTTCTCGTGCAGCTGCCGGAGCAGTACCGCATCGCGGCGATCGCGGACTCCCTTCCGGACCGCCAAGCGCGCGCGAGAGAAGAGTTCGGCTGCAATCCATACGCGACTTGGGAGGAGATGATCGAGCGCGAGCCGTTGGATTTGATCGTGAACGCGTCTCCGAGCCATCTTCATTTTCCGATTACCCTCGAGTTGTTGAACCGCGGCTTCAACGTGCTGTGCGAGAAGCCGCTGGCGAAATCGCCGGAAGAAGTCGACGAGCTCATCGCGGCGTCCAAGCGTTCGGGCAAGCTGTTGGCCGTGTTCCAGCAATCCCGGTACCACCCGGCGTTCCAACAGATTCGGAAGGTGATTGATTCCGGCGTGTTGGGCCGCATCGTCCAGATCGACTTCAGCTTGAACGGCTTCGCTCGCCGATGGGACTGGCAGACGCTGCAAAGCAACAACGGCGGCAACTTGATGAATACGGGACCTCATCCCGTGGATCAGGCGCTTCAGCTGTTCGGAACGGATGCGATGCCGCAGATTACTTGTATCATGGACCGCGCCAATACGTTCGGCGATGCGGAGGACTACGTCAAGCTCCTGATGCGAGGGCAGGGACGGCCGACGATTGACATCGAAATTTCGTCGTGCTGCGCGTATCCGCAGGATTCCTTCAATATTCAAGGCACGAACGGCGGATTGCACGGCACCGCGGATCGCTTGGAATGGAAATATTTCAAGCCCGAGGAAGCGCCGCCGCAGCAATTGATTCGGGAGCCGCTCATTTCGGCCTCCGGACTGCCCGCGTATTGCAGCGAGACGCTGACCTGGCACGAAGGCGACTGGACGATGTCGCTTCCGGAAGGGCAGAGCTTGTTCGGATACATGACCGAGCGGCTGTACTTGATGCTTCATGGCGCGCTGACGGCGGGCGCCGAGCTGGAAATTACGCCGGAGCAGGTGCGCCAGCAGATGCGGGTCATGGAAGAATGCAGACGCCAAAACCCGCACATTTACAGCGCCTGA
- a CDS encoding D-2-hydroxyacid dehydrogenase has product MKIVVLDGYTLNPGDLDWSGLHALGEVTVYDRTPAELVVERARDADLVLTNKTPLRAESLERLPKLTYIGVLATGYDVVDVSAAESLGMTVTNVPNYGTDSVAQFVFALILELTNRVGLHNDSVHGGAWSASPDFCYWRSPLTELAGKTLGIIGVGRIGSRTAEIAAAFGMKVKGYVPRTKTLPAGSPIELADMDEVLQSSDFLSLHCPLTDDTRELVNRATIAKMKPTAFVINTARGALIREVDLADALREGRLAGAALDVLTREPPEASPLFGLSNCVITPHIAWASREARARLLRQAVDNVRGFLDGAPTNVVRPAGAK; this is encoded by the coding sequence ATGAAAATCGTCGTATTGGACGGATATACGTTAAATCCCGGAGACTTGGATTGGAGCGGACTCCATGCGTTGGGCGAGGTGACGGTCTACGACCGTACTCCGGCGGAGCTGGTCGTCGAGCGCGCCCGCGACGCCGACCTGGTGTTAACCAATAAGACGCCGCTGCGCGCGGAGTCGCTCGAACGGCTGCCGAAGCTGACATACATCGGCGTGCTCGCGACCGGCTACGACGTCGTCGATGTCAGCGCCGCGGAGTCGCTGGGCATGACGGTGACGAACGTCCCGAATTACGGCACGGATTCCGTCGCTCAGTTCGTCTTCGCCCTCATTCTCGAGTTGACGAACCGGGTCGGATTACATAACGATTCCGTTCATGGCGGAGCGTGGAGCGCAAGCCCGGACTTTTGTTATTGGCGGTCGCCGTTAACGGAGTTGGCGGGGAAGACGCTCGGAATTATCGGCGTCGGGCGGATCGGGAGCCGTACGGCGGAGATCGCCGCCGCTTTCGGCATGAAGGTGAAGGGGTACGTCCCGCGGACGAAGACGTTGCCCGCGGGGTCGCCGATCGAGCTCGCCGATATGGACGAGGTGCTGCAATCGTCCGACTTCCTCAGCCTGCACTGCCCGTTGACCGACGACACCCGGGAGCTCGTCAACCGAGCGACGATCGCGAAGATGAAGCCGACCGCGTTCGTCATTAATACGGCTAGGGGAGCGCTCATCCGCGAAGTCGACTTGGCCGACGCCTTGCGCGAAGGCCGACTCGCCGGCGCCGCGCTCGACGTCTTGACTCGGGAGCCGCCGGAGGCGTCTCCGCTGTTCGGGCTGTCGAATTGCGTCATCACGCCGCATATCGCTTGGGCGAGTCGGGAAGCGCGAGCGAGGCTGCTTCGCCAAGCCGTGGACAACGTACGCGGCTTCTTGGACGGAGCTCCGACGAATGTCGTTCGGCCGGCCGGCGCGAAATAG
- a CDS encoding glycosyltransferase family 61 protein yields MRERIPDGIYESLWSWVEASRSMKLPGYELQDVIYGEDTVRLDRAIGLDAHRHPNFDVDAVTAEKAFVGVLPGGRYWVSDEGTIAVISPDNKLIWDVSMQYRLPRSRHPIFQKPDLPPAASSADTVAVLTYAFYDNYYHWLAEVLARIHLLDQSGVRVDKYIFNDFGTAGFHAETLAALGIGEDRIIRSRSGMHLKAERLIVPSLEMYSLLPYVPNFPPKWAVRYLRSKLMEPGPVDPVGSNGRERLYISREDARIRNVANEAEVVEMLGSYGFKAVTLGRMTVAEQVRAFASAETIVAPHGAGLANLVFSRPGIRLLELYSPNYVNPLYWYLSNQVGVRYFYLIGEGERLPIGSGAVDVGYRVESITVNLAALEAMLKRMCL; encoded by the coding sequence ATGAGAGAACGGATTCCGGACGGCATCTACGAATCGCTGTGGAGCTGGGTCGAAGCGTCGCGTTCGATGAAGCTTCCCGGCTATGAGCTGCAGGACGTCATCTACGGGGAAGACACGGTTCGCCTCGATCGGGCGATCGGATTGGACGCGCACCGCCATCCCAACTTCGACGTCGACGCCGTTACCGCCGAGAAGGCGTTCGTCGGGGTATTGCCCGGCGGGCGGTATTGGGTGTCAGACGAGGGGACGATCGCCGTCATCTCCCCCGACAATAAGCTGATCTGGGATGTGTCGATGCAATATCGTCTGCCGCGGAGCAGACATCCGATTTTCCAAAAGCCCGATTTGCCCCCGGCCGCTTCTTCGGCGGACACCGTGGCCGTCTTAACATATGCGTTCTACGACAATTATTACCATTGGCTGGCCGAAGTATTGGCCCGCATCCATCTTCTCGATCAAAGCGGCGTTCGCGTCGACAAGTATATATTCAACGACTTCGGAACCGCCGGATTCCACGCGGAGACGCTGGCGGCGCTCGGGATCGGCGAGGACCGGATCATCCGGAGCCGGAGCGGCATGCACTTGAAGGCCGAGCGCCTGATCGTCCCTTCGTTGGAGATGTATTCGCTGCTGCCTTACGTTCCGAATTTTCCGCCGAAGTGGGCGGTTCGGTATTTGCGATCCAAGCTGATGGAGCCGGGTCCCGTCGACCCGGTCGGTTCGAACGGACGCGAACGGCTCTATATCAGCAGAGAGGACGCCCGAATTCGCAACGTCGCGAACGAGGCGGAGGTCGTTGAGATGCTGGGGTCTTACGGCTTCAAGGCCGTTACCCTCGGACGCATGACCGTAGCGGAACAGGTCCGGGCGTTCGCGTCGGCCGAAACGATCGTCGCGCCGCATGGAGCGGGTCTTGCGAATCTCGTCTTTAGCCGGCCGGGCATCCGTCTGCTTGAGTTGTACTCCCCGAACTATGTGAACCCGTTGTATTGGTACCTAAGCAACCAGGTAGGGGTCCGATATTTTTACTTGATCGGCGAAGGCGAGCGATTGCCGATCGGATCGGGGGCGGTGGACGTCGGGTACCGCGTCGAATCGATAACGGTAAATCTAGCAGCGCTGGAAGCGATGTTGAAACGTATGTGCTTATAA
- a CDS encoding DMT family transporter, with protein MSNRIVFLKLFAVSLLWGCNYVASAYLLRDFSPIFLSYSRLVLTSLFLLSIAMIHRKMRRPTKGEWLVLLFAGLFGTLFNQFFYFIGLQSSTAGNASLIIALSPIATTFLARLFLGEAVTARKLTGAGLALTGVVFIVLLGEGGAFGVSSGDLILLLAMLALSVSLLFIRKLSLTMPSYDITILATVIGTLLMTPAAVWEASQGHLHVSLHASMWIVLSLVAIFGQGLAGFWWNQGISAVGASASSMFMNIPPFVAIVVAYFVLGDAIRASQIVGGMLIVTGVFVANGEKKRRSPKPLAHQA; from the coding sequence GTGTCCAACCGGATCGTATTTTTGAAGTTGTTCGCGGTTTCGCTCTTGTGGGGTTGTAATTACGTGGCGAGCGCTTATTTGTTACGGGATTTCTCCCCGATCTTCTTGTCCTACTCCAGATTGGTGCTGACATCTTTATTTCTGCTGTCGATCGCGATGATCCATCGGAAGATGCGTCGCCCCACCAAGGGAGAATGGCTGGTATTGTTGTTCGCCGGTTTATTCGGCACGTTATTCAATCAATTTTTCTACTTTATCGGTTTGCAATCCTCGACGGCGGGCAACGCGTCCCTCATTATCGCGCTCTCCCCCATCGCCACGACGTTTCTGGCGAGGCTGTTCCTCGGGGAAGCCGTTACCGCTCGGAAGCTGACCGGCGCGGGACTCGCGCTGACGGGGGTCGTCTTCATCGTGCTGCTCGGCGAAGGCGGCGCGTTCGGGGTTTCGAGCGGCGATCTCATCCTGCTTCTAGCCATGTTGGCGTTATCGGTGAGCTTATTGTTCATTCGGAAGCTGTCGCTTACGATGCCCTCTTATGACATCACCATCTTGGCGACGGTGATCGGCACGCTGCTCATGACCCCGGCCGCGGTATGGGAAGCCAGCCAAGGTCACCTGCATGTCAGCCTCCATGCCTCCATGTGGATCGTCTTGTCGTTGGTCGCTATCTTCGGGCAAGGCTTGGCCGGCTTCTGGTGGAATCAAGGCATCTCCGCGGTCGGCGCCTCCGCAAGCTCGATGTTTATGAACATTCCGCCGTTCGTCGCCATCGTGGTCGCGTACTTCGTCTTGGGCGATGCGATCCGCGCCTCGCAAATCGTCGGCGGAATGCTGATTGTAACCGGCGTCTTCGTCGCGAACGGAGAGAAGAAACGCCGATCGCCGAAACCGCTGGCGCATCAAGCGTAA
- a CDS encoding rod shape-determining protein: MFKRFEKVYGIDLGTSNTVIFERGRGVVLNEPSVVAYRENSGEVLAVGAEAQAMIGRAPPQVTIDYPLRNGVIANFDMTGSMLKHFMNKIQGRSSLWRGSQVYISVPCGITNVQKRAVEETIVHKGARKASVVEEPLAAAIGAGLPIHEPLGHLVLNIGGGTCQVAILSLGGIVASHTMRRASMSLDRDIMDYVKRKHNLEIGERTAEDVKIRIGTAAPDGEERSLEIRGRDAIDGMPRSVRLVSGEIHALVEDFAETLVDAIRSTMEQCPPELAGDVVEQGILLCGGGALLEGIDQRIREETGIPVYVADRPLECTAIGTGQLYPYEK; this comes from the coding sequence ATGTTTAAGAGATTCGAGAAAGTGTACGGCATCGACTTAGGCACGTCGAATACGGTCATCTTCGAAAGAGGAAGAGGCGTCGTGCTGAACGAACCGTCCGTAGTCGCATACCGGGAGAATAGCGGGGAAGTGTTGGCCGTCGGCGCCGAAGCCCAAGCGATGATCGGTCGGGCGCCTCCGCAGGTGACGATCGACTATCCGCTGAGGAACGGCGTCATCGCCAACTTCGACATGACCGGAAGCATGCTGAAACATTTCATGAACAAGATCCAGGGACGCTCTTCGTTATGGCGCGGATCCCAGGTATACATATCCGTTCCTTGCGGCATTACGAACGTGCAGAAGCGCGCGGTCGAAGAGACGATCGTGCACAAAGGGGCGAGGAAGGCAAGCGTCGTGGAGGAGCCGCTCGCGGCGGCGATCGGCGCGGGACTTCCGATTCACGAACCGCTCGGCCACCTCGTGCTCAACATCGGAGGAGGCACCTGCCAAGTCGCGATTCTGTCGCTGGGCGGCATCGTAGCCAGCCATACGATGCGCCGCGCGAGCATGTCGCTCGACAGAGACATTATGGATTACGTCAAACGCAAGCATAACCTGGAAATCGGCGAACGAACGGCGGAGGACGTCAAAATCCGAATCGGAACGGCCGCCCCGGACGGGGAGGAGCGTTCGTTGGAAATTCGCGGTCGCGACGCGATCGACGGGATGCCTCGTTCGGTTCGCTTAGTCTCGGGCGAAATTCATGCGCTCGTCGAGGATTTCGCGGAAACGCTCGTCGATGCGATCCGTTCGACGATGGAACAATGCCCTCCCGAGCTCGCCGGGGATGTCGTTGAACAAGGGATCTTGCTGTGCGGCGGCGGCGCATTGTTAGAAGGTATCGATCAACGGATTCGGGAAGAAACGGGCATTCCGGTTTATGTCGCGGATCGCCCGCTGGAGTGTACCGCGATCGGCACGGGCCAGCTGTACCCGTACGAAAAATAA
- a CDS encoding sugar phosphate isomerase/epimerase family protein, producing the protein MMDRVGVLTDEVSDRLEEALDWAREQGLAHVEIRVVNGRNAANLTDEEARAIRREVEARGLFVSALASPLFKCALDPGRPVAAGDTFGNAEEDVEAHFKKLNRVIEIAKLLGTRRIRIFSFWREEHPERHTEEIVRHLRRAAGVAGEAGVELLLENEPSCNGGVAAEVAALVRSVDSPALRALWDPGNEAYAQREAYPAGYASVKDCLGHVHLKDAYVGPEGTSRCVPLGSGNVRVVAQLKALAADGYDGLFTIETHFVPDGGSRMTGTRMTLDALKALLKEV; encoded by the coding sequence ATGATGGACAGGGTAGGCGTGTTGACGGACGAAGTGTCCGACCGCTTGGAGGAAGCGCTGGATTGGGCTAGGGAGCAAGGGCTTGCTCATGTGGAAATTCGGGTCGTGAACGGGCGCAACGCCGCGAATCTTACCGACGAAGAGGCGAGAGCGATTCGCCGGGAGGTCGAGGCCAGGGGCTTGTTCGTCTCGGCGTTGGCGTCGCCGTTGTTCAAGTGCGCATTGGATCCGGGAAGACCCGTAGCGGCGGGAGATACGTTCGGCAATGCGGAAGAGGACGTGGAGGCCCACTTCAAGAAGCTGAACCGCGTGATCGAGATCGCGAAGCTGCTGGGCACGAGGCGAATCCGCATCTTCTCCTTCTGGAGAGAGGAGCATCCGGAGCGCCATACGGAGGAGATCGTCCGCCATCTGAGGCGGGCGGCAGGCGTCGCGGGGGAAGCGGGCGTAGAACTCTTATTGGAAAACGAACCATCCTGCAACGGCGGCGTCGCCGCGGAAGTGGCCGCGCTCGTCCGTTCGGTCGATTCCCCGGCGCTGCGCGCGCTGTGGGATCCGGGCAACGAGGCGTACGCCCAGAGAGAAGCCTATCCGGCAGGGTATGCGTCGGTCAAGGATTGTCTCGGCCATGTGCATTTGAAGGACGCTTACGTCGGACCGGAGGGGACATCGCGCTGCGTTCCGTTGGGCTCCGGAAACGTGCGGGTCGTCGCGCAGCTGAAAGCGCTCGCGGCGGACGGATACGACGGCTTGTTTACGATCGAGACGCATTTCGTCCCCGACGGCGGGAGCCGCATGACGGGCACGCGGATGACGTTGGACGCGCTGAAGGCGCTGCTGAAGGAGGTGTAG
- a CDS encoding tetratricopeptide repeat protein: MSNDNARELIRSGSLKFRSGDYEQALKLFQQAARSDPDSAEAHAWLAAVHGRRIEAAVSMTEKIKLLSLLEDELAVALRLDSTLPLARRMNGAMLLNTPDMLGGDPAAAVDEFRYCIDRGMDDADIWVSLAECYAKTGFPEQAVEALETALKREPGHERATALLNRARGGSA, encoded by the coding sequence ATGTCCAACGACAACGCGCGCGAACTGATTCGCTCCGGATCGCTCAAGTTTCGCAGCGGCGATTACGAGCAAGCGCTCAAGCTGTTCCAACAAGCTGCGCGATCCGACCCCGACAGCGCGGAGGCGCATGCTTGGCTGGCCGCGGTCCACGGGCGCCGGATCGAAGCCGCGGTCAGCATGACGGAGAAGATTAAGCTGCTCTCGTTATTGGAAGACGAGCTTGCCGTCGCTCTCCGACTCGATTCGACGCTGCCTCTCGCCAGAAGAATGAACGGCGCCATGCTGCTGAACACGCCCGACATGCTCGGCGGGGACCCCGCAGCGGCCGTCGACGAGTTCCGCTATTGCATCGATCGCGGCATGGACGATGCGGACATCTGGGTGTCGCTCGCCGAATGTTATGCGAAGACGGGTTTCCCGGAGCAAGCGGTCGAGGCGTTGGAAACGGCGTTGAAGCGCGAGCCTGGCCATGAACGGGCGACGGCGTTATTGAACCGCGCGAGAGGCGGTTCGGCATGA
- a CDS encoding Gfo/Idh/MocA family protein, with product MTINMRSALLIGTGGFGNVHLRELTRLEDEGVLRLAAASDVRVPEQSAKLIADRGLRVYSDYREMLAAETGADFVIVSTPIQLHAPMCCDAMEAGYHVLLEKPPGATIQDVDAIAETARRTGKLCAVNFFAPSRSALERIVTIAASGDVGRIHSIKGLSLLTRTHAYFNRTPWAGKLRANGAVVLDGAFHNPAAHLLYSMLKLAELVSGPDGTGSGADPLRVAAEMYHANAIESDDTTSMRIELRDGTTLCFYVTLCARRAETQRIRLEGTEGAIEWDYQDQVTVWSKGETRSFDCGEGSVLERRYRNLMRAIEGVDDRLDVSIESARRFTLAANGAFESAGRIRTVPPAFVVRSTDADQPGSYIEGIEATLKEAFAAGKLLSETGAPWAEPSTPFDVSDYRHFPQRFRFSE from the coding sequence ATGACGATCAACATGCGCAGCGCGTTATTAATCGGCACCGGCGGATTCGGGAACGTTCATTTGCGCGAGCTGACCCGTCTCGAGGACGAAGGCGTCCTCCGGCTGGCCGCCGCGAGCGACGTGCGCGTTCCGGAACAATCGGCGAAGCTGATCGCGGATCGCGGCCTACGGGTGTATAGCGATTACCGGGAGATGCTGGCCGCGGAAACCGGCGCGGACTTCGTCATCGTCTCTACTCCGATCCAGCTCCACGCCCCGATGTGCTGCGACGCGATGGAGGCGGGCTACCACGTGCTGCTCGAGAAGCCGCCGGGCGCCACGATCCAAGACGTCGACGCCATCGCGGAGACGGCACGACGGACCGGCAAGCTGTGCGCGGTCAACTTCTTCGCTCCGTCCCGTTCGGCGCTCGAGCGGATCGTAACGATCGCGGCGTCCGGCGACGTCGGCCGGATTCATAGCATCAAGGGGCTCTCGCTCTTGACGAGAACGCATGCGTACTTCAACCGCACCCCGTGGGCCGGGAAGCTCCGAGCGAACGGCGCCGTCGTATTGGACGGCGCGTTCCACAATCCGGCCGCGCACTTGCTCTACAGCATGCTGAAGTTGGCGGAGCTCGTATCGGGTCCGGACGGAACGGGGAGCGGCGCCGATCCGCTCCGCGTCGCGGCGGAGATGTATCACGCCAATGCGATCGAGAGCGACGACACGACCTCGATGCGCATCGAGCTTCGCGACGGAACGACGCTTTGCTTCTACGTTACGTTGTGCGCCCGCCGAGCCGAAACGCAGCGCATTCGGCTGGAGGGAACCGAAGGCGCGATCGAGTGGGATTACCAGGATCAAGTGACGGTATGGAGCAAGGGGGAAACGCGGAGCTTCGATTGCGGCGAAGGAAGCGTCCTCGAGCGTCGGTACCGGAACTTGATGCGGGCGATCGAAGGGGTGGACGACCGCTTGGACGTCTCGATCGAATCCGCCCGCCGATTTACGCTAGCCGCGAACGGCGCCTTCGAATCGGCTGGGCGCATCCGAACGGTGCCGCCGGCATTCGTGGTTCGGTCGACGGACGCCGATCAGCCGGGTTCGTACATTGAAGGGATCGAAGCGACGTTGAAGGAGGCTTTCGCCGCCGGGAAGCTGCTTTCGGAGACGGGGGCGCCGTGGGCGGAGCCGTCGACGCCATTCGACGTAAGCGATTACCGGCATTTTCCTCAGCGCTTTCGTTTTTCCGAATAA
- a CDS encoding AraC family transcriptional regulator — translation MDEKKGILYFQTRSQLNHEFPFKIFRYSSHLLKQSLHMHDYVQLAYVRKGMCHHRMMSKSLTVSQGELFIITPGTEHSFSAIEEKDFELVLIDFAPSVLDGLLGPMKDALEPYLTPGGASAAHSWLHVGKTKQTLVLQLLQEMQEEYEAKEPGFEYSIRLSLVKLLMVVEREYRKIGRRPPNRMAAAADRQPIEEVRRYIHDNYSQDIPLEHGAYLANMAPAYFSHVFKKETGQSFIDYVNEVRIERAMELIRRDSLTITQIGFQVGYRHLSHFIRTFKKRTGITPTEYKKTFGSLTPSN, via the coding sequence ATGGACGAGAAGAAGGGAATCTTGTATTTTCAAACCCGAAGCCAATTGAACCATGAGTTTCCTTTCAAAATTTTCCGTTACTCCAGTCATTTGTTAAAGCAGTCGCTGCATATGCACGATTACGTCCAGCTCGCTTACGTACGCAAGGGGATGTGCCATCATCGGATGATGAGCAAGTCGCTCACGGTGAGCCAAGGCGAGCTGTTTATCATTACGCCCGGCACGGAACACAGCTTCAGCGCCATCGAGGAGAAAGACTTCGAATTAGTGCTGATCGACTTCGCGCCGAGCGTGCTGGACGGCTTGCTCGGACCGATGAAGGACGCCTTGGAGCCGTATTTGACTCCCGGCGGCGCTTCCGCCGCGCATTCCTGGCTGCACGTCGGCAAGACCAAGCAAACGCTCGTTCTTCAGCTGCTGCAAGAGATGCAAGAGGAATACGAAGCGAAGGAGCCGGGGTTCGAATATTCGATTCGGCTGTCGCTGGTCAAGCTGCTGATGGTCGTCGAGCGCGAGTACCGCAAGATCGGCCGGCGGCCGCCGAACCGGATGGCCGCGGCGGCGGACCGGCAGCCGATCGAAGAGGTGCGCCGATACATCCACGATAACTACAGCCAGGACATTCCGCTCGAGCATGGCGCATATCTCGCGAATATGGCGCCGGCCTATTTCAGTCATGTGTTTAAGAAGGAGACGGGCCAATCGTTCATCGATTACGTGAACGAGGTCCGGATCGAGCGCGCGATGGAGCTCATCCGCCGCGATTCGCTCACGATTACGCAAATCGGCTTTCAAGTCGGATATCGGCACTTGAGCCACTTCATACGAACGTTTAAGAAGCGAACGGGAATTACCCCGACGGAATACAAGAAAACTTTCGGAAGCTTGACCCCATCCAATTAA